From a region of the Acinetobacter larvae genome:
- a CDS encoding LysR family transcriptional regulator produces the protein MRLDFFDIQLFLHVVDCGSLTKAAQRSSISLQAASERIKKLEQHYQVSLFTRHHNGVQLSAAGQSFAEHALRLKQQYLALQDSMQAFSGRRRFCLWCNSSAQSEYLPDLLPQYLLDHPQFQIELKEAESLDIIQAIQQGHAELGIISSFFAHQHLQSRPFADDPLVLICATQHPLAQATQLDLNQVLSYPFVGLMAHHSLQRSIEHQAQQLGYQIQYRLRLPTFSAIHQVVANGVGIAIVPRRATQHLRAQKLHVIALTGAWAQRQLLLVAHDFAKLNPDYANFAHYLSQHNPP, from the coding sequence ATGCGCCTAGATTTTTTTGATATTCAATTATTTTTACATGTGGTGGACTGTGGCAGTTTAACCAAAGCAGCACAACGCTCTTCAATTTCTTTGCAAGCTGCCAGCGAACGAATCAAAAAACTCGAACAACATTATCAAGTCAGTTTATTCACACGTCATCATAATGGTGTACAACTCAGTGCTGCTGGGCAAAGTTTTGCTGAACATGCTTTGCGTTTAAAACAACAATATTTAGCCTTACAAGACAGTATGCAAGCTTTTAGTGGACGCCGACGTTTTTGTTTATGGTGTAATTCCTCCGCACAAAGTGAATATTTACCTGATCTATTACCACAATATTTATTGGATCATCCACAGTTTCAGATTGAGCTCAAAGAAGCTGAAAGCTTAGATATTATTCAAGCGATTCAACAAGGTCATGCCGAACTTGGCATTATTTCAAGCTTTTTTGCTCATCAACACTTACAAAGTCGCCCTTTTGCCGATGATCCCCTGGTGCTGATCTGCGCCACGCAACACCCACTGGCACAAGCCACACAATTAGATTTAAACCAAGTGCTGAGTTATCCCTTTGTGGGTTTAATGGCACATCATTCCTTACAGCGTTCCATTGAGCATCAAGCGCAACAACTGGGTTATCAAATCCAATATCGTTTACGTTTACCTACTTTTTCAGCCATTCACCAAGTCGTTGCCAATGGCGTCGGCATTGCCATTGTGCCACGGCGTGCTACACAACATCTCCGGGCACAAAAGCTGCATGTCATTGCTTTAACCGGCGCTTGGGCACAACGCCAACTGCTGTTAGTCGCCCATGACTTTGCAAAATTAAATCCCGACTATGCCAATTTTGCGCACTATCTCAGTCAACACAACCCGCCCTAA
- a CDS encoding AraC family transcriptional regulator produces MAWVDPQTDFDADQISAQVLAVASQFEQHRSDLHCHQKGQLLYISEGYVELYLEDTQRYCLLPPYFLVWIAPQTLHQIVVKHRIQYHSLWFDASLCQDLKHSKIFVASPLLKALLQRLMGYALDSDWQHGAAYHLSQLSLLEIAAARPEQLLLTMPRHEKLLLCLAQYDIPPTMRQLASLMHMSEKTLGRIVKRETQMGYQQWRQHYRLITAIKMLLEQQRIHAIAQRLAFCSDSAFIAFFKQRTGLAPAQYLSLYSGSVDSGSTYPESAYSGSI; encoded by the coding sequence ATGGCATGGGTTGATCCACAAACTGACTTTGATGCAGACCAAATCTCAGCTCAGGTACTGGCTGTGGCTTCACAATTTGAGCAGCATCGTTCAGATTTGCATTGTCATCAAAAAGGGCAGTTGCTTTATATCAGTGAAGGCTATGTCGAGTTATATCTGGAGGATACGCAGCGCTATTGTTTATTACCGCCGTATTTTTTGGTTTGGATTGCACCACAAACCCTGCATCAAATCGTGGTAAAACATCGTATTCAATATCATTCGCTATGGTTTGATGCCTCTCTTTGTCAGGACTTAAAGCACAGTAAGATCTTTGTCGCCAGCCCATTGCTCAAAGCCTTATTACAGCGTTTGATGGGCTATGCATTAGACAGCGATTGGCAACACGGTGCAGCCTATCATCTGAGTCAATTAAGCTTGTTGGAGATTGCTGCAGCCCGCCCAGAGCAATTATTACTGACCATGCCGCGGCATGAAAAATTATTGCTCTGTCTGGCGCAGTATGACATCCCTCCCACTATGCGTCAGTTGGCAAGCCTAATGCATATGAGTGAGAAAACGTTGGGTCGTATAGTTAAGCGCGAAACACAAATGGGCTATCAACAATGGCGGCAACATTATCGTTTGATTACAGCAATTAAAATGTTATTAGAACAGCAGCGTATTCACGCGATCGCACAGCGTTTAGCATTTTGTAGTGATAGTGCTTTTATTGCTTTTTTTAAACAACGAACTGGCTTAGCACCTGCACAATATCTGAGTTTATATTCTGGGTCTGTAGATTCCGGATCTACATATCCTGAATCTGCATATAGCGGGTCTATATGA
- the ppc gene encoding phosphoenolpyruvate carboxylase, with the protein MIQPIDAPLREDVRLLGNLLGETLKEHAGEDLFNQVEQIRALSKGARDGQVAAEKELEQLFLSLKDEEILPLTRAFSHFLNFANIAEQYHVVRSRRQNESDPEQPSPNVLEHLFTRFQQQQISAEELYHQVCNLNIELVLTAHPTEVSRRTLIQKYDGINDCLSQFDQQKLTPKQRQQLLQQLKQLICSAWQTDEIRQQRPTPVDEAKWGFTTIEQSLWYAVPQFIRELGQLVQTQCQRDLPLDIAPIRFASWMGGDRDGNPNVTHQVTQEVLWLSRWKVADLYLRDIEQLRWELSVQACSAELQQALAKPHAEPYREYLRDIRQRLKLTRQWLADQLQGQHSQVDPAQVIHYKEELLQPLLLCYRSLMACNLPEIAQGSLLDFIYRVNCFGIELLRLDIRQESGRHRQAISAITEYLGLGHYATWSEQARQNFLLQELQSKRPLLPKHLHEPAQSLIADPDVKEVFATMRMLAEQPSESLGAYIISMAEYPSDVLAVLLLQKEAGISKPLRVVPLFETLKDLDGAADTMHSLFNMHWYKQHIQGRHEVMIGYSDSAKDAGFMSANWAQYRAQEQLTTVAQQHQVKLTLFHGRGGSISRGGAPTQQALFSQPPGSISGAIRVTEQGEMIRFKFGLTEIAQQNLEIYTAATLEATLLPPPEPKPHWRELMHRMTEHSVKVYRHTVRDNPVFVQYLRTVTPELELQMLPLGSRPAKRKVSGGIESLRAIPWVFAWTQIRLMLPAWLGTGAALKQVIEQGEQAILDEMLAEWPYFQTLIDMLEMVLSKSDRHIALYYEAHLTDDPELKALGVELRQRLHDAVQNLLAVKGESKLLSSNEVLDQSMKVRKPYLLPLHLLQSELMKRRRDYLRSHQTERTPVDHALMVSIAGIAAGLRNTG; encoded by the coding sequence ATGATCCAACCCATTGATGCGCCATTACGTGAAGATGTACGACTACTCGGCAATCTTTTGGGTGAGACCTTAAAAGAACACGCAGGAGAAGATTTATTTAATCAGGTTGAGCAAATTCGCGCTCTCAGCAAAGGTGCTCGTGATGGTCAGGTTGCTGCGGAAAAAGAGTTAGAGCAATTATTTCTCAGTCTAAAAGATGAGGAGATTTTACCGCTGACCCGTGCTTTTTCTCATTTTTTAAACTTTGCCAATATTGCAGAGCAATATCATGTGGTGCGTAGTCGCCGTCAAAATGAGTCTGATCCCGAACAGCCATCCCCCAATGTACTTGAGCACCTTTTCACGCGTTTCCAACAACAACAGATCAGCGCGGAAGAGTTATATCATCAAGTCTGTAATTTAAATATCGAATTGGTACTGACTGCGCATCCAACAGAGGTCAGTCGGCGTACCCTCATTCAAAAATACGATGGAATTAATGATTGCCTTAGTCAATTTGATCAACAAAAATTAACGCCCAAACAACGTCAACAATTATTACAACAACTTAAGCAATTGATTTGCTCGGCATGGCAGACCGATGAAATTCGCCAGCAACGCCCAACACCCGTAGATGAAGCCAAATGGGGATTCACCACGATTGAACAAAGCCTCTGGTATGCCGTACCACAATTTATACGTGAATTGGGACAGTTAGTACAAACCCAATGTCAGCGTGATCTGCCCTTGGATATCGCACCGATTCGTTTTGCCTCTTGGATGGGGGGCGACCGTGATGGCAATCCCAATGTCACCCATCAAGTCACGCAAGAAGTATTGTGGTTATCTCGTTGGAAAGTTGCCGATTTATATCTTCGCGATATCGAACAATTACGTTGGGAACTGTCAGTACAGGCCTGTTCTGCTGAGCTACAACAAGCGCTGGCTAAACCACATGCAGAGCCCTATCGTGAATATCTACGGGATATCCGTCAACGTCTTAAATTGACACGCCAATGGTTAGCCGATCAATTACAAGGTCAGCATTCTCAGGTCGATCCTGCACAAGTTATTCACTATAAAGAAGAATTATTACAACCGCTGTTGCTGTGCTACCGCTCACTGATGGCATGTAATTTGCCAGAGATTGCCCAAGGCAGCCTGCTCGATTTTATTTATCGTGTTAATTGTTTTGGGATTGAGCTCCTACGCTTAGACATTCGCCAAGAATCGGGGCGTCATCGTCAAGCCATTTCGGCAATTACCGAATATCTTGGTTTGGGGCACTATGCCACATGGAGCGAACAGGCACGGCAAAACTTCTTATTGCAGGAATTACAAAGTAAACGTCCGCTCCTGCCTAAACATTTGCATGAGCCAGCGCAGAGTTTAATTGCTGATCCTGATGTCAAAGAAGTTTTTGCCACCATGCGCATGCTGGCAGAACAACCCAGCGAGTCCTTGGGTGCTTATATTATTTCAATGGCGGAATACCCAAGTGATGTTTTGGCAGTGTTATTACTGCAAAAAGAAGCTGGGATCAGCAAGCCGCTACGTGTGGTACCTTTGTTTGAAACACTCAAAGACCTCGACGGCGCAGCAGATACCATGCATAGCCTCTTTAATATGCATTGGTATAAACAGCATATTCAAGGTCGGCATGAGGTGATGATTGGGTATTCCGACTCTGCCAAAGATGCTGGTTTTATGTCTGCCAACTGGGCACAATACCGTGCCCAAGAACAACTCACAACAGTTGCACAACAGCATCAAGTAAAACTTACCCTATTTCATGGTCGTGGTGGCTCCATTAGTCGTGGTGGCGCACCAACCCAGCAAGCACTATTTTCTCAACCACCCGGCTCCATTTCAGGTGCGATTCGTGTAACTGAACAAGGTGAAATGATTCGCTTCAAATTTGGTCTCACTGAAATTGCCCAACAAAACCTTGAAATCTATACAGCTGCGACATTAGAAGCCACCTTACTCCCACCGCCAGAACCCAAGCCACACTGGCGTGAGTTGATGCACCGCATGACAGAACATTCGGTCAAGGTATATCGCCATACCGTACGTGACAATCCTGTATTTGTACAATATCTACGCACGGTCACACCCGAACTAGAACTACAAATGCTCCCCCTCGGTTCGCGTCCAGCGAAGCGTAAAGTCAGTGGTGGTATTGAATCTTTAAGGGCAATTCCATGGGTATTTGCTTGGACACAGATCCGGCTGATGTTACCCGCCTGGTTAGGCACAGGCGCGGCACTGAAGCAAGTGATTGAACAAGGTGAACAAGCAATCCTTGATGAAATGCTAGCTGAATGGCCTTATTTCCAAACACTGATCGATATGTTGGAAATGGTTTTATCTAAGTCAGATCGGCATATTGCACTATATTATGAGGCACACTTAACCGACGATCCTGAACTCAAAGCTCTGGGAGTTGAATTACGTCAACGCCTACACGACGCCGTACAAAATCTATTAGCGGTCAAAGGTGAATCAAAACTACTCAGCTCAAATGAAGTACTCGACCAGTCAATGAAAGTACGTAAACCTTACTTACTACCACTGCATTTATTACAATCGGAGTTGATGAAACGTCGGCGTGATTATTTGCGCAGTCATCAAACTGAACGAACTCCTGTCGATCATGCCTTGATGGTCAGTATTGCCGGCATTGCCGCAGGCTTACGCAATACCGGTTAA
- the dnaJ gene encoding molecular chaperone DnaJ, whose translation MAKRDYYEVLNISKTASDDEIKKAYRKLAMKYHPDRNPDNPEAEEKFKEAAEAYEVLSDAEKRNMYDRMGHSAFEGGMGGGGGFGGFSAEDIFSQFGDIFGGAFGGGGRGQQRQRRQGSDLRYVMELTLEEAVRGVKKTISFTAPAPCESCDGKGSKNPNDVETCRTCHGAGQVRMQQGFFSVQQTCSTCRGQGKMIKNPCNSCHGSGVSDRQQTLEVTIPAGVDNGDRVRLTGKGEAIRGGQAGDLYVEVVVREHDVFQRDGADLYMDVPVSIADAALGKEIEIPTLDGRVSLKIPEGTQTGKLFRLRGKGVKPVRDSMQGDLLCRIVVETPVNLTARQRELLQELQDTLDGDEHKSTPKKKSFFDRLFD comes from the coding sequence ATGGCTAAACGTGATTATTATGAGGTTTTGAACATCTCAAAAACCGCTAGTGATGATGAAATTAAAAAAGCCTACCGTAAGTTGGCGATGAAATATCATCCAGACCGCAATCCAGACAATCCTGAAGCAGAAGAAAAATTTAAAGAAGCAGCTGAAGCTTACGAAGTTCTGTCTGACGCAGAAAAGCGCAACATGTACGACCGTATGGGGCATAGTGCATTCGAAGGTGGCATGGGCGGTGGTGGCGGCTTCGGCGGCTTTAGTGCAGAAGATATCTTTAGCCAGTTTGGTGATATTTTTGGTGGTGCATTTGGCGGCGGTGGTCGCGGCCAGCAACGTCAACGACGCCAAGGTTCTGACCTCCGTTATGTGATGGAACTGACCTTAGAAGAAGCGGTTCGTGGCGTTAAAAAGACCATCAGTTTTACAGCACCGGCACCATGTGAAAGCTGTGATGGTAAAGGTTCTAAAAATCCTAATGATGTAGAAACGTGTAGAACTTGCCATGGCGCAGGTCAAGTCCGTATGCAACAAGGTTTCTTCTCGGTACAACAGACTTGTAGTACCTGTCGTGGTCAAGGGAAGATGATTAAAAACCCTTGTAATAGCTGCCATGGTTCTGGTGTGAGTGATCGTCAACAAACACTTGAAGTCACGATTCCTGCGGGCGTAGACAATGGCGATCGCGTGCGTCTTACGGGCAAAGGCGAGGCTATACGTGGGGGGCAAGCAGGCGATTTATACGTTGAAGTTGTGGTTCGTGAACACGATGTATTCCAACGTGATGGTGCTGATTTATATATGGATGTACCAGTCAGTATTGCGGATGCTGCCTTGGGTAAAGAGATTGAAATCCCGACCCTTGATGGTCGTGTTAGCCTAAAAATCCCTGAAGGTACACAAACCGGCAAGTTATTCCGTTTGCGTGGTAAAGGCGTGAAACCAGTACGTGACAGTATGCAAGGTGATTTGCTCTGCCGTATTGTGGTGGAAACGCCTGTGAACTTAACGGCGAGACAGCGTGAGTTACTGCAAGAACTACAAGA
- a CDS encoding solute carrier family 23 protein: MSNGFPKWRPYRGQIDHQPVRTDEYLPPAQSIVLGIQHAFAMFGATVLAPFLMGFDPNLAILMSGICTILFFIITAGRVPSYLGSSFAFIGVVIAATGYSASGSGLPNLNLAHAAGGIMVCGILYAVFGVMVMLTGTRWIEKLMPPVVTGAVVMIIGLNLAPTTVKSVSTDSFNMWMALVTVLCMGIIAVFSRGLVQRLLLLLGLLLSYAIYYIVANVAGLGTAIDFAAIQQASWFGIPTFHSPQFDMNAILIIAPVALILVAENLGHIKAVSAMTGENLDPHIGKAFVADGVATTLSGAVGAPGMTTYGENIGVMAVTRVYSTVIFVIAGVFAIFLGFSPKFGAIIHTIPTAILAGASIVVFGLITIAGAKIWIENKVDFSQNKNLMVAAVTIILGTGDFALQFGQFNLGGIGTATFAALILNWLFNLKLRAD; this comes from the coding sequence ATGTCCAATGGGTTCCCCAAATGGCGTCCTTATCGTGGTCAAATAGATCACCAACCTGTACGCACTGACGAATATTTACCCCCAGCCCAAAGTATTGTATTAGGTATACAACATGCTTTTGCCATGTTTGGTGCCACGGTACTTGCTCCCTTCCTCATGGGCTTTGATCCAAATCTGGCCATTTTAATGTCCGGTATTTGTACCATCTTATTTTTTATTATTACGGCAGGTCGTGTGCCCAGTTACTTGGGTTCAAGTTTTGCATTTATTGGGGTCGTCATCGCTGCCACAGGTTATAGCGCTTCTGGCAGTGGCTTACCCAATCTCAACTTAGCCCATGCCGCCGGCGGTATTATGGTCTGCGGTATTTTATATGCTGTGTTTGGCGTCATGGTCATGCTCACTGGCACACGTTGGATTGAAAAACTGATGCCGCCTGTGGTGACTGGTGCGGTGGTGATGATCATTGGTCTAAACCTTGCACCCACAACGGTCAAAAGCGTCAGTACCGATAGCTTCAACATGTGGATGGCTTTGGTCACCGTGCTGTGTATGGGAATAATTGCTGTCTTTAGTCGTGGTCTAGTACAACGTTTATTATTACTACTCGGTTTATTATTGTCCTATGCCATTTACTATATAGTGGCTAATGTCGCAGGTTTAGGGACAGCAATTGATTTTGCAGCAATCCAACAAGCCAGTTGGTTTGGTATTCCCACTTTCCATTCACCACAATTTGATATGAATGCCATTTTAATCATTGCCCCTGTCGCTTTGATTTTAGTCGCAGAAAACTTAGGTCATATCAAAGCCGTCAGCGCGATGACCGGTGAAAATCTTGATCCTCATATCGGTAAAGCCTTTGTTGCCGACGGTGTTGCCACCACATTATCTGGTGCTGTGGGCGCACCAGGCATGACCACCTATGGTGAAAATATTGGTGTTATGGCCGTGACCCGTGTTTATTCCACTGTTATTTTTGTGATTGCTGGGGTATTTGCGATTTTCCTAGGCTTCTCACCGAAGTTTGGTGCCATTATTCATACCATCCCAACTGCGATTTTGGCAGGTGCATCGATTGTGGTTTTTGGCTTAATTACCATTGCCGGCGCCAAAATCTGGATCGAGAATAAAGTCGACTTCTCTCAAAATAAAAACCTTATGGTCGCAGCAGTCACCATTATTTTAGGTACTGGCGACTTTGCTTTGCAGTTTGGTCAGTTCAATTTGGGCGGGATCGGTACAGCAACCTTTGCTGCACTCATTTTAAACTGGCTCTTTAATCTAAAATTACGTGCAGACTAA
- a CDS encoding sulfite exporter TauE/SafE family protein has protein sequence MLGVVIAVFTVAGMIKGMLGLGLPAVSMGLLSLWMSPFHAASLLVLPSMLTNFWQLFAEGGVLRLCKRFWSLILGIIVGAYWSIFPTLNHHDFPSEALLGSMLALYGLYGLYARQLPNFSKHEAYLSPIVGYLGGALTVATGVVVIPVVPYLQSLQLKRDDLVQSLGLAFTVSTLCLALFLYHNPVDDFSVLNYLSWAALLPAVLGMWLGTRLRHRIAEAKFRRLFFYGLCALGLYMLSGVFLK, from the coding sequence ATGCTTGGTGTGGTCATAGCAGTATTTACAGTAGCAGGGATGATTAAAGGGATGTTAGGGCTCGGATTACCTGCGGTCTCGATGGGTTTACTTAGTTTATGGATGTCACCTTTTCATGCCGCCAGTTTATTGGTGTTACCGTCGATGTTAACGAACTTTTGGCAACTCTTTGCTGAAGGTGGCGTGCTGCGGTTATGCAAGCGTTTTTGGTCTTTAATCCTTGGGATTATCGTTGGCGCTTATTGGAGTATTTTCCCGACTTTAAATCATCATGACTTTCCAAGTGAAGCACTGTTGGGCAGTATGCTGGCTTTATATGGGCTATACGGTTTATATGCACGGCAGCTTCCTAACTTTTCTAAACATGAAGCTTATTTATCGCCAATCGTCGGGTATTTAGGTGGCGCATTAACCGTTGCCACAGGTGTCGTGGTGATTCCAGTGGTGCCTTATTTACAATCTTTGCAGTTAAAGCGCGATGACTTGGTACAGTCTTTGGGACTTGCCTTTACCGTATCTACGCTTTGTTTGGCACTATTTTTATATCACAACCCAGTTGATGATTTTAGTGTATTGAATTATTTATCTTGGGCTGCATTATTGCCTGCGGTATTGGGCATGTGGTTGGGTACGCGGTTACGTCATCGTATTGCTGAAGCCAAATTTAGACGTTTATTTTTTTATGGCTTATGTGCATTGGGGCTATATATGTTGAGTGGTGTATTTTTAAAATAA